DNA from Nitrospira sp.:
CGGCGGGACTCTTAATCAGCGGATCGGCAGGAGCGGCCGATCCGATGCTGTTGGCGCATTCACATGTGAAACCGCAACTCGCCACATGAGGGATGCGGTTGCACAGGACTCACGAGACATGCTAACCAAAAAGAGGGGCCGTGCACGCTCGCGCGTGGTTGAGAGATGTGAGGAATGCCCATGGGCAATATAGCCATTCAGGTTAAAGACCTTTCGAAGCGGTATCGGATCGGCGCAATAGTCCAACACGATACCCTTCGCGATCGGATAGTGAATACCTTCGGAGCACTGAGGAAGAAGCGTTCCGTTGTCGACGACGGAACAAAAACCTTCTGGGCACTCCGCGATGTGTCCTTCGACATCGCACAAGGCGAGGTGTTCGGGATCATCGGTCACAATGGCGCGGGAAAGAGCACCCTCCTGAAGATCCTTTCGCGAATCACGGAACCCACATCAGGCACCGCAGATATTTATGGTCGGCTCAGTTCTCTTCTTGAAGTAGGGACGGGCTTTCATCCGGAGCTGACGGGACGGGAAAACATTTATTTGAACGCCGCGATCCTGGGCATGCACCGCGTAGAGATCGCTCGAAAGCTCGACGAAATCATAGATTTCTCCGGCGTCGAGGCGTTCATCGATACTCCCGTCAAACGTTACTCCAGCGGCATGTACGTGCGTCTGGCGTTTTCGGTTGCGGCCCATGTGGAACCGGAGATCCTGATCGTCGACGAGGTGCTGGCGGTGGGCGATGCGAGCTTTCAAGAAAAGTGTTTGGGGAAAATGAAGCAAGCCAGTCAAGGAGGCCGTACGGTCCTGATCGTCAGCCATAACCTTCCGGTCATCGAGCACCTGTGCCGACGAGCGCTCTTACTATCCAAAGGAACAGTGGCATTGTTAGGAGAGGCCAAAGAAGTCGTGGAAGCCTATGCCGGCATGACCGCAGAACTATCACGGAGTGCGCTGCATCTGCGGACGGATAGGCAGGGCAAAGGACAGGTTATCGCGACCGCCATTGAAATGCTCGATGGAAACGGCAACCTGTGCGCCTCGGCCATTTGCGGGCGGGAAACCATTATCAGGTGGCACTATCGCTGCGTCCCTGGGGAGCACATTCGAAAGTGCCGCGTGGAACTGTCGCTGCATGCCAAAGTCGGGGATCCCTACGAAACCGCTTATTTCCTGATGTCTACGGACTTAGTGGACCCCACGCCGCTGGACCTGCACGGAGAAGGATGGATTGATTTTCGCTTGCCGGAATTGCCGCTTTCAGGTGGAAATTATTATGTGATGTCGTATGTAGAGAGCAACAGAGACGTCCAGGATTGGATCCACAATGCGGCTCTGTTGACGGTGGTCGATGGCGATTTTTACGGAACCGGGAAAACCTATCCGCCAGGCTGGCGAGGCAAGTGTGTCCTGGTCCAGTACAGTTGGAAACAGCGAGACAAGCCCTCTCATGCCTGCTCCCAAAATCCTACAGCTCAGACCTACAGCGATCGCTGAGTTGGACCGGCATTCCAGGCTTCCTCAAGAGAGTCTCGGCATCGCATGCCAACTCTCGGGTTGGACGACTGGGTGAGAGATCGAACATGTCTCAGTTTGGTTCAATTCATGAACAACTTCGAAACAGTTCGGTTGGCATCTCTAGGGGTCTGCCTAGTAGAGACGGAACAGCGAAAGAAATATAGTGACGGCTGTTTTATGGGCTTTACGACCAGGCATGATCTCAACCCCCGAAACATCCCGACGTTCTATTTTCTGGCAGCATCCCGAGCATGATGTCGAAGATGCTGCTCGAAAACCTCTGCCCTTCAAGGTCGTTCACCTCAGTACCTATGATCTCATGGGAGGCGCGGCTCGAGCGGCCTATCGACTTCATTCCGGCTTGCGCGAAGCGGGCGTGGAATCGTCCATGTTCGTGCGCGAAGCCAGGAACAACGATCACTCCATTATCAAATACCAGCCGACGAGTTCGTTTCTTGGCAGAGTTGAGCGCCGGCTTCGGCGGGAATATATCCAGAGAACACTTCGCCCTTCGGTTCATCCCATCGACAACCATTTCGAACCGTTTCGAATCGACCGTTCAGAATACGGCACAGACCTCGTTTCACAACTCCCCGCTCATGATGTCCTGAATCTTCACTGGATTGTAGACTTTGTCGATTACGGGTCGTTCTTTGTGCCTTGGTCCACCGGAAAGCGCCTCGTCTGGACACTCCATGACATGAATCCATTTACCGGCGGCTGCCACTACGATCTTGGATGCGGCCGGTATCTCAGCCGTTGCACCCAATGCCCGCAACTACGAACCCCGGGAGAGAATGATCTTTCCAGTCAGATCTGGGAACGAAAAAAGACGCTCTTTGACCGTCTGCCCCCCGACCGCCTTCATGTAGTAGCACCCAGTGTCTGGCTGGCGAACGAAGCGAAGCGCAGCCCCATATTGAGCCGCTTTCCGGTATCGGTCATCCCCTATGGAATCGACCTCGATGATTTTGCCCCCCGCGACAAACGGAGCGCCAGAGAGGTGTTCGGCATTTCTCAACAGGCGAAGGTCGTTTTGTTTATCGCAGATGGCCTGCCGCTCGTTCGGAAAGGATTCGACAGACTGGTCGAGGCGCTGAAAAAAATCAAAGCTCGAATACCGACGCTCCATGTGGTCGGAGTCGGACACAATAGTCCTGCTCTCGCGGCACAGATTCCCTACCTCAATCTTGGACCCATAAATAACGATCGATTGCTGTCCAATATCTACAGTGCAGCCGACGTCGTTGTCATTCCGTCCTTGCAAGACAACCTTCCGAACACTGTCCTTGAATCGATGGCCTGTGGGACGCCGGTGATCGGCTTCGCGGTAGGCGGTATTCCCGACATGATTCACCATGGGAAGACAGGACTTCTGGTCCCCCCCACTGATACCCCTGCCTTCGGCGCTGCGATATTGGAGGTGCTGAGAAACCCGGAGCGACAGTCGGTGCTCGAGGCGCATTGTCGTCAAACCGCCGAGCAGCATTACTCTCTGCAGCAGCAAGCCTCTCGCTACCAAGACCTGTATAGCAAACTGCTGAGCATTCCTTCCAAACTCCCTGTGCTGTAACCTGCGGACCACGTCTCACAATTTTTCATTGAATTCCTCACGGCCTCACGCTCATGTGCGACAGGTGGACTGGGCTATTGCGAGCGGAAGTGGATGCGGACGGTGAGTTCGCCGGCGACAGGGTCGTCGCCGTTGAGTTGAGGAGCGAAGGTCCACTTGTTCAAGGCGATGATGCCGGCGACCGTCAGCTCACGGTGTTTTGCCGGTTCCAGCACCACCACCGTCACCTGTGCGTCCTTCGACACAAGCAGGCGCGCCTTCATCCAGTCGTCGATCGGCTTGCCGTCCAACGACGATGGGATGGCGGGCCAGGGCGTGGATTTCGGTACAGGTCCCAACTGCTGGTCCTTGTTCAACGGCAGACCGTGGACGTGGACCTCCGGCAATTCGATGATGTCCGCATCGAGCGCATGGTCCGCCTCATGCGTCGCCTCATCGCCGGTCGCGGCCCACGCCGCGACCGGCCAGAAGAAGACCGCCGCCGACGTTATCGTCAAAACCCATCGCATAGCGTTCACATCCTACCCCACCATATGACGGATGCTCAAACGGGCCATCCAGCAAGGCCGCAGGCGACGCACGAACCGGAGGCGTACCCTCGGGGGTACGTTGAGGATTCGTGCGAGCGAGAACGCAGTTGGTGGCCCGTTTCAGCATCCGGTTAGAAGAACCATTGGCCGCGGAAGAAAAACGAGCGCGGCATCCCGGCATGGGCGACACCCAATCCGATGCTGCCTTCCCCTTGATTGATGAAATATTTCTGATCCAACAGGTTGATGATGTCGAACCCCAGCAGAAACTTCTGTCCCTCCCAAGGCAATGGGAATACATGCGAAATCGAAAAATTGTAGATCGTATAGGACGGGCTATGGGTGGAGTTCGTCTTGGCGTCTTGGTTCTCCGCCGTGCGTAACCCCGACGCGAACAGCATCTGCCCCGTCACGGTCGTCCGTTCCAGGAAGCGATAGGTCACGACCGCCGAACTCGTCAGGGTCTGCATGTGGTCGCAGAACACGCCGCCCCGTGAATTGATGTCGGAAATTTCCTTCGCATCCAAGAGGAAGTGGCCGGACTGCAGGCCGTAACCTTTACATTGTCCCCAGGCGACGTTGCCGCGCGCCGTGAGGTTCTCGTTCAATTGCAGTTTCAAGGCACCGTCGATGCCGCGTTGCCAGCCTCGATCGAAGGCGAAGTAATTCAGCAGCGGTGTGGTGCCGAACTGTCCGGCATCGGACAGGAAATTGCTGATCTTGTACCAGCCCGTGAGTTGCAGCGTGGCGTAGCGATTCAGCGCATGGTAGCTGCCGACCTCGAAGTAATGCGCCCGTTCGGCCCGAACCGTATTGTTGGTCGTATCTTCCGGCTGCGCCCTCGTGCCGGCCGTGTTCAACTTCGCGAAGGAGATCGCCTCCAGATTGGGCGGCGTGAACAGCCGGCCGTAAAACGCATGGAACACGTTCGACTGGTTGTACTTATAGGTCGCGCCCATACGCGGGCTGACCTGTCCCTCACTGCGCAAGTACTGCACGGCGTCGCCGCGTAGGCCGAGGTTGAAGGTCCAGCGATCGTTGGGAGTCCACTGGTCCTGAATCCAGAACTCCTGGCGATAGCCGATCTGGCGATTGTCGGCATTGAGGCTGAGCAGGCTGCCGGTGGGATTCCCCGCCCCGTCGTCCGCGAAGGTGAACAGCCGCGTCTTGTTCACCGCCTGGGTCCGATCGATCTGGAACCCGGTTTTGATGAGGTGCTGCTTGCTGTACACGTAGGTGTAATCGAGCCGCAGGCCGGTCGAATAGGCGTTGCGATCCTGATCGGACGCCGAAAACGGTTCGGACGGATCGGCCGTGTAGGCCAGCAGGTTGAGCGGGTCGGTCTTGAACGTCGCGCGGGTATGGCGGACATAGCCGGCGAGGCTGAAAAAATTGTTGGCATTCACGTCGTGCCGCCACACCATGTGGCCGTACTGATTGTTTTCCTTTTGGAATTCATTGATCGCCTGTGACGCGACGGGGGTGAATCCCGGTTGCGTGGCTTGCAATAACGGCAACATCTGCCCGCTCGGGTCGAGTTCCAATCCAGGCGTCGTGGGGATCTGATACTTGGCCACCGAGTTCAAGAAGAGCCAGGTAAAGTTGTTCTTGTTGTCGTGCTGATAGTCGCCGCGGAGGAAGGTCTGGTTCCGCTCGCTCTGCCCATGGAAAATCGAATGGCCCAACGTCGGCGGTTCGATCCCGCGATTCGTGGTCTGGTAACTGTTCAAGACGTAGAAGCGAAACTTTTCCCCGACCGTCCCTCCGTACTCGAAAGAGGGATTCACGGTCTGGTTCGATCCCGCCATCGTCTGGAGCGATCCGAACGACGGCTTCGTTCCGCTCTTCGTCGTGATATCCAAAACGGCTGCCGACTTGTTGCCGTACTGGGCTTCCAGACCGCCCAGGATGATGTCCGCCCGTTCCCAGGCCCGTGGGCTGATC
Protein-coding regions in this window:
- a CDS encoding Teichoic acid export ATP-binding protein TagH — translated: MGNIAIQVKDLSKRYRIGAIVQHDTLRDRIVNTFGALRKKRSVVDDGTKTFWALRDVSFDIAQGEVFGIIGHNGAGKSTLLKILSRITEPTSGTADIYGRLSSLLEVGTGFHPELTGRENIYLNAAILGMHRVEIARKLDEIIDFSGVEAFIDTPVKRYSSGMYVRLAFSVAAHVEPEILIVDEVLAVGDASFQEKCLGKMKQASQGGRTVLIVSHNLPVIEHLCRRALLLSKGTVALLGEAKEVVEAYAGMTAELSRSALHLRTDRQGKGQVIATAIEMLDGNGNLCASAICGRETIIRWHYRCVPGEHIRKCRVELSLHAKVGDPYETAYFLMSTDLVDPTPLDLHGEGWIDFRLPELPLSGGNYYVMSYVESNRDVQDWIHNAALLTVVDGDFYGTGKTYPPGWRGKCVLVQYSWKQRDKPSHACSQNPTAQTYSDR
- a CDS encoding TonB-dependent receptor, yielding MVLSVRTMCHLCVGFVLCAHSLTPLPVHAQESAPSGKQAHTIRGTVQNQDLRRVPQATVEVKDQEGTLAGTAVANGAGEFAVEIPDEGTYSVSAVQDTSRSEYVIIKVGTEPLPPVTLTLSNTREIALEVRSSLPPIQYKASSETYALSRKDIETLPRGNNNELQDVLLTIPSAVYGALKQVHIRQDHANLQLRIDGVPIPDTVSSTFSDVISPRAWERADIILGGLEAQYGNKSAAVLDITTKSGTKPSFGSLQTMAGSNQTVNPSFEYGGTVGEKFRFYVLNSYQTTNRGIEPPTLGHSIFHGQSERNQTFLRGDYQHDNKNNFTWLFLNSVAKYQIPTTPGLELDPSGQMLPLLQATQPGFTPVASQAINEFQKENNQYGHMVWRHDVNANNFFSLAGYVRHTRATFKTDPLNLLAYTADPSEPFSASDQDRNAYSTGLRLDYTYVYSKQHLIKTGFQIDRTQAVNKTRLFTFADDGAGNPTGSLLSLNADNRQIGYRQEFWIQDQWTPNDRWTFNLGLRGDAVQYLRSEGQVSPRMGATYKYNQSNVFHAFYGRLFTPPNLEAISFAKLNTAGTRAQPEDTTNNTVRAERAHYFEVGSYHALNRYATLQLTGWYKISNFLSDAGQFGTTPLLNYFAFDRGWQRGIDGALKLQLNENLTARGNVAWGQCKGYGLQSGHFLLDAKEISDINSRGGVFCDHMQTLTSSAVVTYRFLERTTVTGQMLFASGLRTAENQDAKTNSTHSPSYTIYNFSISHVFPLPWEGQKFLLGFDIINLLDQKYFINQGEGSIGLGVAHAGMPRSFFFRGQWFF